From the genome of Vitis riparia cultivar Riparia Gloire de Montpellier isolate 1030 chromosome 2, EGFV_Vit.rip_1.0, whole genome shotgun sequence, one region includes:
- the LOC117905183 gene encoding disease resistance response protein 206-like: MGAHTKVSSALLLLLLLLLISISTSTATPSRGIKHRRPCKRLVFYFHDIIYNGQNSHNATAAIVGAPAWANTTILAGKNHFGDLVVFDDPITLDNNLHSTPVGRAQGFYIYDKKDIFTAWIGFSFVFNSTHHKGSINFAGADPLMNKTRDISVIGGTGDFFMARGIATLMTDAFEGEVYFRLRVDVKLYECW, from the coding sequence ATGGGAGCTCATACAAAGGTCAGTTCAGCTCTcctccttctcctcctcctcctcctcatctCCATCTCCACCTCCACCGCCACACCCAGCCGGGGAATCAAGCACCGCCGCCCCTGCAAGAGGCTGGTGTTTTACTTCCATGACATCATTTACAATGGCCAGAACTCCCACAATGCAACTGCAGCCATTGTGGGGGCACCAGCTTGGGCCAACACCACCATTTTGGCCGGAAAAAACCATTTTGGTGACTTGGTGGTGTTTGATGACCCCATTACTCTGGACAATAACCTGCACTCAACCCCAGTTGGTCGAGCTCAAGGCTTCTATATCTATGACAAGAAGGACATTTTCACAGCTTGGATTGGCTTCTCCTTTGTCTTCAACTCCACCCACCATAAGGGAAGCATAAACTTTGCTGGGGCTGATCCGTTGATGAACAAGACCAGGGACATCTCAGTGATTGGTGGCACTGGTGACTTCTTCATGGCTAGAGGGATTGCCACCTTGATGACAGATGCTTTTGAAGGAGAAGTTTACTTCAGGCTTAGGGTTGATGTCAAGTTGTATGAGTGTTGGTGA
- the LOC117907976 gene encoding GDT1-like protein 1, chloroplastic isoform X6 — MRTITLSESVLRTHSLHSPCPKPPKFLSSYLFSLNSRFKEHNSKLSHQYPCLVFSRLSRRWGENTCGKLFGQFLEKDWENSDGIELRYCWNGKASKHLLHNVDDFGFSDKSPAKINYKRENHTTRNIPVLDTSMGGLLKIMLVFGFLTLQDSQQAVAGSDFASGLQLNSYLGDLGDISTGFVSAFLLIFFSELGDKTFFIAALLAARNSGAVVFIGTFGALAAMTIISVVLGRTFHYVDEILPFRFGETDLPIDDIAAVCLLVYFGVSTLLEANSSDGLKAEEEQKEAEIAVSEFSGNGAGILSSASTVISTFLLVFVAEWGDKSFFSTIALAAASSPLGVIGGALAGHGVATLLAVLGGSLLGTFLSEKYTSQAGRKEKVGLPDSAASMENLLLDFYHFHYKCNLI; from the exons ATGCGAACCATAACGCTCTCGGAGAGCGTTCTGAGGACACATTCACTTCATTCTCCATGTCCCAAACCTCCCAAATTCCTCAGCTCttacttattttctttgaattctCGCTTCAAGGAACACAATTCAAAGCTTTCCCATCAATACCCATGTCTCGTTTTTTCAAG GCTCTCCAGAAGGTGGGGTGAAAACACATGTGGGAAGTTGTTTGGGCAATTTCTTGAAAAGGATTGGGAAAATTCAGATGGCATT GAGTTGAGGTATTGCTGGAATGGCAAAGCAAGTAAACACTTGTTGCACAATGTGGATGACTTTGGTTTTTCAGACAAGTCACCTGCAAAAATTAACTACAAAAGGGAAAATCACACAACTAGAAATATCCCAGTTCTAGATACATCAATGGGTGGTTTGCTGAAGATTATGCTGGTCTTTGGGTTTCTCACACTCCAAGACTCTCAACAGGCAGTTGCTGGTTCAGATTTTGCTAGTGGATTGCAGCTGAATTCTTATTTAGGGGACCTGGGCGACATTAGCACAGGTTTTGTTTCA GCATTCTTGCTGATTTTTTTCTCTGAACTGGGGGACAAGACCTTTTTCATTGCG GCACTTTTAGCAGCAAGGAACTCTGGTGCTGTTGTCTTCATTGGGACTTTTGGTGCTCTTGC GGCAATGACAATCATATCTGTTGTTCTTGGACGGACTTTTCACTATGTTGATGAGATTCTTCCATTCAG ATTTGGTGAAACTGATTTGCCCATTGATGATATTGCAGCAGTGTGTCTTTTG GTGTACTTTGGGGTTTCAACCTTGCTTGAAGCCAACTCAAGCGATGGTTTAAAAGCAGAAGAAGAACAGAAGGAG GCAGAGATTGCAGTTTCAGAATTTTCGGGAAATGGTGCTGGGATTTTATCTTCTGCTAGCACTGTCATTAGCACGTTCCTCCTAGTTTTTGTTGCTGAATGGGGAGACAAATCATTTTTCTCTACAATAG CACTTGCTGCAGCATCTTCACCTCTTGGAGTCATTGGAGGAGCATTGGCTGGTCATGGAGTGGCAACTTTG CTTGCTGTTTTGGGGGGTTCTTTACTGGGAACATTCTTATCAGAGAAG TACACAAGTCAGGCagggaggaaagaaaaagttggCCTCCCTGACTCTGCTGCAAGTATGGAAAACCTGTTATTAGatttctatcattttcattataAATGTAACCTAATTTAA
- the LOC117907976 gene encoding GDT1-like protein 1, chloroplastic isoform X5: MRTITLSESVLRTHSLHSPCPKPPKFLSSYLFSLNSRFKEHNSKLSHQYPCLVFSRLSRRWGENTCGKLFGQFLEKDWENSDGIELRYCWNGKASKHLLHNVDDFGFSDKSPAKINYKRENHTTRNIPVLDTSMGGLLKIMLVFGFLTLQDSQQAVAGSDFASGLQLNSYLGDLGDISTGFVSAFLLIFFSELGDKTFFIAALLAARNSGAVVFIGTFGALAAMTIISVVLGRTFHYVDEILPFRFGETDLPIDDIAAVCLLVYFGVSTLLEANSSDGLKAEEEQKEAEIAVSEFSGNGAGILSSASTVISTFLLVFVAEWGDKSFFSTIALAAASSPLGVIGGALAGHGVATLLAVLGGSLLGTFLSEKLCAGAQALRVSKPPLSPLSALCSSISQIPRFLAAFAMH, translated from the exons ATGCGAACCATAACGCTCTCGGAGAGCGTTCTGAGGACACATTCACTTCATTCTCCATGTCCCAAACCTCCCAAATTCCTCAGCTCttacttattttctttgaattctCGCTTCAAGGAACACAATTCAAAGCTTTCCCATCAATACCCATGTCTCGTTTTTTCAAG GCTCTCCAGAAGGTGGGGTGAAAACACATGTGGGAAGTTGTTTGGGCAATTTCTTGAAAAGGATTGGGAAAATTCAGATGGCATT GAGTTGAGGTATTGCTGGAATGGCAAAGCAAGTAAACACTTGTTGCACAATGTGGATGACTTTGGTTTTTCAGACAAGTCACCTGCAAAAATTAACTACAAAAGGGAAAATCACACAACTAGAAATATCCCAGTTCTAGATACATCAATGGGTGGTTTGCTGAAGATTATGCTGGTCTTTGGGTTTCTCACACTCCAAGACTCTCAACAGGCAGTTGCTGGTTCAGATTTTGCTAGTGGATTGCAGCTGAATTCTTATTTAGGGGACCTGGGCGACATTAGCACAGGTTTTGTTTCA GCATTCTTGCTGATTTTTTTCTCTGAACTGGGGGACAAGACCTTTTTCATTGCG GCACTTTTAGCAGCAAGGAACTCTGGTGCTGTTGTCTTCATTGGGACTTTTGGTGCTCTTGC GGCAATGACAATCATATCTGTTGTTCTTGGACGGACTTTTCACTATGTTGATGAGATTCTTCCATTCAG ATTTGGTGAAACTGATTTGCCCATTGATGATATTGCAGCAGTGTGTCTTTTG GTGTACTTTGGGGTTTCAACCTTGCTTGAAGCCAACTCAAGCGATGGTTTAAAAGCAGAAGAAGAACAGAAGGAG GCAGAGATTGCAGTTTCAGAATTTTCGGGAAATGGTGCTGGGATTTTATCTTCTGCTAGCACTGTCATTAGCACGTTCCTCCTAGTTTTTGTTGCTGAATGGGGAGACAAATCATTTTTCTCTACAATAG CACTTGCTGCAGCATCTTCACCTCTTGGAGTCATTGGAGGAGCATTGGCTGGTCATGGAGTGGCAACTTTG CTTGCTGTTTTGGGGGGTTCTTTACTGGGAACATTCTTATCAGAGAAG CTTTGCGCCGGCGCTCAAGCCCTAAGGGTCTCCAAGCctcctctctctcctctctctgcTCTCTGCTCCTCGATTTCTCAG ATCCCGAGGTTCCTAGCTGCTTTTGCCATGCACTGA
- the LOC117907976 gene encoding GDT1-like protein 1, chloroplastic isoform X3, translating to MRTITLSESVLRTHSLHSPCPKPPKFLSSYLFSLNSRFKEHNSKLSHQYPCLVFSRLSRRWGENTCGKLFGQFLEKDWENSDGIELRYCWNGKASKHLLHNVDDFGFSDKSPAKINYKRENHTTRNIPVLDTSMGGLLKIMLVFGFLTLQDSQQAVAGSDFASGLQLNSYLGDLGDISTGFVSAFLLIFFSELGDKTFFIAALLAARNSGAVVFIGTFGALAAMTIISVVLGRTFHYVDEILPFRFGETDLPIDDIAAVCLLVYFGVSTLLEANSSDGLKAEEEQKEAEIAVSEFSGNGAGILSSASTVISTFLLVFVAEWGDKSFFSTIALAAASSPLGVIGGALAGHGVATLLAVLGGSLLGTFLSEKVIAYIGGVLFLIFAVVTLIEILCAGAQALRVSKPPLSPLSALCSSISQDD from the exons ATGCGAACCATAACGCTCTCGGAGAGCGTTCTGAGGACACATTCACTTCATTCTCCATGTCCCAAACCTCCCAAATTCCTCAGCTCttacttattttctttgaattctCGCTTCAAGGAACACAATTCAAAGCTTTCCCATCAATACCCATGTCTCGTTTTTTCAAG GCTCTCCAGAAGGTGGGGTGAAAACACATGTGGGAAGTTGTTTGGGCAATTTCTTGAAAAGGATTGGGAAAATTCAGATGGCATT GAGTTGAGGTATTGCTGGAATGGCAAAGCAAGTAAACACTTGTTGCACAATGTGGATGACTTTGGTTTTTCAGACAAGTCACCTGCAAAAATTAACTACAAAAGGGAAAATCACACAACTAGAAATATCCCAGTTCTAGATACATCAATGGGTGGTTTGCTGAAGATTATGCTGGTCTTTGGGTTTCTCACACTCCAAGACTCTCAACAGGCAGTTGCTGGTTCAGATTTTGCTAGTGGATTGCAGCTGAATTCTTATTTAGGGGACCTGGGCGACATTAGCACAGGTTTTGTTTCA GCATTCTTGCTGATTTTTTTCTCTGAACTGGGGGACAAGACCTTTTTCATTGCG GCACTTTTAGCAGCAAGGAACTCTGGTGCTGTTGTCTTCATTGGGACTTTTGGTGCTCTTGC GGCAATGACAATCATATCTGTTGTTCTTGGACGGACTTTTCACTATGTTGATGAGATTCTTCCATTCAG ATTTGGTGAAACTGATTTGCCCATTGATGATATTGCAGCAGTGTGTCTTTTG GTGTACTTTGGGGTTTCAACCTTGCTTGAAGCCAACTCAAGCGATGGTTTAAAAGCAGAAGAAGAACAGAAGGAG GCAGAGATTGCAGTTTCAGAATTTTCGGGAAATGGTGCTGGGATTTTATCTTCTGCTAGCACTGTCATTAGCACGTTCCTCCTAGTTTTTGTTGCTGAATGGGGAGACAAATCATTTTTCTCTACAATAG CACTTGCTGCAGCATCTTCACCTCTTGGAGTCATTGGAGGAGCATTGGCTGGTCATGGAGTGGCAACTTTG CTTGCTGTTTTGGGGGGTTCTTTACTGGGAACATTCTTATCAGAGAAG GTTATCGCCTACATTGGAGGTGTTCTTTTTCTCATCTTTGCTGTGGTAACATTGATTGAGATA CTTTGCGCCGGCGCTCAAGCCCTAAGGGTCTCCAAGCctcctctctctcctctctctgcTCTCTGCTCCTCGATTTCTCAG GATGATTGA
- the LOC117904150 gene encoding disease resistance response protein 206-like, with amino-acid sequence MRAQNLISVLFLIFIVFGSSAMGKGPVRGRRPCRSLVFYFHDIIYNGKNSKNATAAIVGAPAWGNKTILGGKNHFGDLVVFDDPITLDNNLHSTPVGRAQGFYIYDKKDVFTAWLGFSFVFNSTEHKGSINFAGADPLMNKTRDISVVGGTGDFFMARGIATLTTDAFEGEVYFRLCVDIKLYECW; translated from the coding sequence ATGAGAGCCCAAAACTTGATTTCTGTCCTCTTCCTTATCTTCATTGTCTTTGGATCCTCTGCAATGGGGAAGGGCCCGGTTCGGGGTCGAAGACCTTGCAGAAGTCTGGTTTTCTACTTCCATGACATTATCTACAATGGCAAGAACTCCAAGAATGCAACTGCAGCCATTGTTGGGGCTCCTGCTTGGGGAAACAAGACCATTTTGGGAGGAAAAAACCATTTTGGGGACTTGGTTGTTTTTGATGACCCCATTACTTTGGATAACAACCTGCATTCGACCCCTGTTGGACGGGCGCAAGGGTTCTATATTTATGATAAGAAGGATGTTTTCACTGCTTGGCTTGGCTTCTCCTTTGTTTTCAACTCTACTGAGCATAAAGGAAGTATAAACTTTGCAGGAGCAGATCCATTGATGAACAAGACTAGGGATATTTCGGTGGTGGGTGGCACTGGGGACTTCTTCATGGCCAGAGGCATAGCCACATTGACGACTGATGCGTTTGAGGGGGAAGTGTACTTCAGGCTCTGTGTGGATATTAAGTTGTATGAGTGCTGGTAA
- the LOC117907976 gene encoding GDT1-like protein 1, chloroplastic isoform X7, which yields MRTITLSESVLRTHSLHSPCPKPPKFLSSYLFSLNSRFKEHNSKLSHQYPCLVFSRLSRRWGENTCGKLFGQFLEKDWENSDGIELRYCWNGKASKHLLHNVDDFGFSDKSPAKINYKRENHTTRNIPVLDTSMGGLLKIMLVFGFLTLQDSQQAVAGSDFASGLQLNSYLGDLGDISTGFVSAFLLIFFSELGDKTFFIAALLAARNSGAVVFIGTFGALAAMTIISVVLGRTFHYVDEILPFRFGETDLPIDDIAAVCLLVYFGVSTLLEANSSDGLKAEEEQKEAEIAVSEFSGNGAGILSSASTVISTFLLVFVAEWGDKSFFSTIALAAASSPLGVIGGALAGHGVATLLAVLGGSLLGTFLSEKVIAYIGGVLFLIFAVVTLIEIIPRFLAAFAMH from the exons ATGCGAACCATAACGCTCTCGGAGAGCGTTCTGAGGACACATTCACTTCATTCTCCATGTCCCAAACCTCCCAAATTCCTCAGCTCttacttattttctttgaattctCGCTTCAAGGAACACAATTCAAAGCTTTCCCATCAATACCCATGTCTCGTTTTTTCAAG GCTCTCCAGAAGGTGGGGTGAAAACACATGTGGGAAGTTGTTTGGGCAATTTCTTGAAAAGGATTGGGAAAATTCAGATGGCATT GAGTTGAGGTATTGCTGGAATGGCAAAGCAAGTAAACACTTGTTGCACAATGTGGATGACTTTGGTTTTTCAGACAAGTCACCTGCAAAAATTAACTACAAAAGGGAAAATCACACAACTAGAAATATCCCAGTTCTAGATACATCAATGGGTGGTTTGCTGAAGATTATGCTGGTCTTTGGGTTTCTCACACTCCAAGACTCTCAACAGGCAGTTGCTGGTTCAGATTTTGCTAGTGGATTGCAGCTGAATTCTTATTTAGGGGACCTGGGCGACATTAGCACAGGTTTTGTTTCA GCATTCTTGCTGATTTTTTTCTCTGAACTGGGGGACAAGACCTTTTTCATTGCG GCACTTTTAGCAGCAAGGAACTCTGGTGCTGTTGTCTTCATTGGGACTTTTGGTGCTCTTGC GGCAATGACAATCATATCTGTTGTTCTTGGACGGACTTTTCACTATGTTGATGAGATTCTTCCATTCAG ATTTGGTGAAACTGATTTGCCCATTGATGATATTGCAGCAGTGTGTCTTTTG GTGTACTTTGGGGTTTCAACCTTGCTTGAAGCCAACTCAAGCGATGGTTTAAAAGCAGAAGAAGAACAGAAGGAG GCAGAGATTGCAGTTTCAGAATTTTCGGGAAATGGTGCTGGGATTTTATCTTCTGCTAGCACTGTCATTAGCACGTTCCTCCTAGTTTTTGTTGCTGAATGGGGAGACAAATCATTTTTCTCTACAATAG CACTTGCTGCAGCATCTTCACCTCTTGGAGTCATTGGAGGAGCATTGGCTGGTCATGGAGTGGCAACTTTG CTTGCTGTTTTGGGGGGTTCTTTACTGGGAACATTCTTATCAGAGAAG GTTATCGCCTACATTGGAGGTGTTCTTTTTCTCATCTTTGCTGTGGTAACATTGATTGAGATA ATCCCGAGGTTCCTAGCTGCTTTTGCCATGCACTGA
- the LOC117907976 gene encoding GDT1-like protein 1, chloroplastic isoform X4: MRTITLSESVLRTHSLHSPCPKPPKFLSSYLFSLNSRFKEHNSKLSHQYPCLVFSRLSRRWGENTCGKLFGQFLEKDWENSDGIELRYCWNGKASKHLLHNVDDFGFSDKSPAKINYKRENHTTRNIPVLDTSMGGLLKIMLVFGFLTLQDSQQAVAGSDFASGLQLNSYLGDLGDISTGFVSAFLLIFFSELGDKTFFIAALLAARNSGAVVFIGTFGALAAMTIISVVLGRTFHYVDEILPFRFGETDLPIDDIAAVCLLVYFGVSTLLEANSSDGLKAEEEQKEAEIAVSEFSGNGAGILSSASTVISTFLLVFVAEWGDKSFFSTIALAAASSPLGVIGGALAGHGVATLLAVLGGSLLGTFLSEKVIAYIGGVLFLIFAVVTLIEIIIRLRLFSASIFLSAVYQKWYQESNFSY, encoded by the exons ATGCGAACCATAACGCTCTCGGAGAGCGTTCTGAGGACACATTCACTTCATTCTCCATGTCCCAAACCTCCCAAATTCCTCAGCTCttacttattttctttgaattctCGCTTCAAGGAACACAATTCAAAGCTTTCCCATCAATACCCATGTCTCGTTTTTTCAAG GCTCTCCAGAAGGTGGGGTGAAAACACATGTGGGAAGTTGTTTGGGCAATTTCTTGAAAAGGATTGGGAAAATTCAGATGGCATT GAGTTGAGGTATTGCTGGAATGGCAAAGCAAGTAAACACTTGTTGCACAATGTGGATGACTTTGGTTTTTCAGACAAGTCACCTGCAAAAATTAACTACAAAAGGGAAAATCACACAACTAGAAATATCCCAGTTCTAGATACATCAATGGGTGGTTTGCTGAAGATTATGCTGGTCTTTGGGTTTCTCACACTCCAAGACTCTCAACAGGCAGTTGCTGGTTCAGATTTTGCTAGTGGATTGCAGCTGAATTCTTATTTAGGGGACCTGGGCGACATTAGCACAGGTTTTGTTTCA GCATTCTTGCTGATTTTTTTCTCTGAACTGGGGGACAAGACCTTTTTCATTGCG GCACTTTTAGCAGCAAGGAACTCTGGTGCTGTTGTCTTCATTGGGACTTTTGGTGCTCTTGC GGCAATGACAATCATATCTGTTGTTCTTGGACGGACTTTTCACTATGTTGATGAGATTCTTCCATTCAG ATTTGGTGAAACTGATTTGCCCATTGATGATATTGCAGCAGTGTGTCTTTTG GTGTACTTTGGGGTTTCAACCTTGCTTGAAGCCAACTCAAGCGATGGTTTAAAAGCAGAAGAAGAACAGAAGGAG GCAGAGATTGCAGTTTCAGAATTTTCGGGAAATGGTGCTGGGATTTTATCTTCTGCTAGCACTGTCATTAGCACGTTCCTCCTAGTTTTTGTTGCTGAATGGGGAGACAAATCATTTTTCTCTACAATAG CACTTGCTGCAGCATCTTCACCTCTTGGAGTCATTGGAGGAGCATTGGCTGGTCATGGAGTGGCAACTTTG CTTGCTGTTTTGGGGGGTTCTTTACTGGGAACATTCTTATCAGAGAAG GTTATCGCCTACATTGGAGGTGTTCTTTTTCTCATCTTTGCTGTGGTAACATTGATTGAGATA ATCATACGGCTTCGACTTTTTTCAGCCTCCATCTTTCTTTCTGCAGTGTATCAAAAGTGGTACCAAGAGTCAAACTTCTCCTACTGA
- the LOC117907976 gene encoding GDT1-like protein 1, chloroplastic isoform X1: MRTITLSESVLRTHSLHSPCPKPPKFLSSYLFSLNSRFKEHNSKLSHQYPCLVFSRLSRRWGENTCGKLFGQFLEKDWENSDGIELRYCWNGKASKHLLHNVDDFGFSDKSPAKINYKRENHTTRNIPVLDTSMGGLLKIMLVFGFLTLQDSQQAVAGSDFASGLQLNSYLGDLGDISTGFVSAFLLIFFSELGDKTFFIAALLAARNSGAVVFIGTFGALAAMTIISVVLGRTFHYVDEILPFRFGETDLPIDDIAAVCLLVYFGVSTLLEANSSDGLKAEEEQKEAEIAVSEFSGNGAGILSSASTVISTFLLVFVAEWGDKSFFSTIALAAASSPLGVIGGALAGHGVATLLAVLGGSLLGTFLSEKVIAYIGGVLFLIFAVVTLIEILCAGAQALRVSKPPLSPLSALCSSISQIPRFLAAFAMH; encoded by the exons ATGCGAACCATAACGCTCTCGGAGAGCGTTCTGAGGACACATTCACTTCATTCTCCATGTCCCAAACCTCCCAAATTCCTCAGCTCttacttattttctttgaattctCGCTTCAAGGAACACAATTCAAAGCTTTCCCATCAATACCCATGTCTCGTTTTTTCAAG GCTCTCCAGAAGGTGGGGTGAAAACACATGTGGGAAGTTGTTTGGGCAATTTCTTGAAAAGGATTGGGAAAATTCAGATGGCATT GAGTTGAGGTATTGCTGGAATGGCAAAGCAAGTAAACACTTGTTGCACAATGTGGATGACTTTGGTTTTTCAGACAAGTCACCTGCAAAAATTAACTACAAAAGGGAAAATCACACAACTAGAAATATCCCAGTTCTAGATACATCAATGGGTGGTTTGCTGAAGATTATGCTGGTCTTTGGGTTTCTCACACTCCAAGACTCTCAACAGGCAGTTGCTGGTTCAGATTTTGCTAGTGGATTGCAGCTGAATTCTTATTTAGGGGACCTGGGCGACATTAGCACAGGTTTTGTTTCA GCATTCTTGCTGATTTTTTTCTCTGAACTGGGGGACAAGACCTTTTTCATTGCG GCACTTTTAGCAGCAAGGAACTCTGGTGCTGTTGTCTTCATTGGGACTTTTGGTGCTCTTGC GGCAATGACAATCATATCTGTTGTTCTTGGACGGACTTTTCACTATGTTGATGAGATTCTTCCATTCAG ATTTGGTGAAACTGATTTGCCCATTGATGATATTGCAGCAGTGTGTCTTTTG GTGTACTTTGGGGTTTCAACCTTGCTTGAAGCCAACTCAAGCGATGGTTTAAAAGCAGAAGAAGAACAGAAGGAG GCAGAGATTGCAGTTTCAGAATTTTCGGGAAATGGTGCTGGGATTTTATCTTCTGCTAGCACTGTCATTAGCACGTTCCTCCTAGTTTTTGTTGCTGAATGGGGAGACAAATCATTTTTCTCTACAATAG CACTTGCTGCAGCATCTTCACCTCTTGGAGTCATTGGAGGAGCATTGGCTGGTCATGGAGTGGCAACTTTG CTTGCTGTTTTGGGGGGTTCTTTACTGGGAACATTCTTATCAGAGAAG GTTATCGCCTACATTGGAGGTGTTCTTTTTCTCATCTTTGCTGTGGTAACATTGATTGAGATA CTTTGCGCCGGCGCTCAAGCCCTAAGGGTCTCCAAGCctcctctctctcctctctctgcTCTCTGCTCCTCGATTTCTCAG ATCCCGAGGTTCCTAGCTGCTTTTGCCATGCACTGA
- the LOC117904735 gene encoding disease resistance response protein 206-like, with product MGARSLVVLLFLMFILSFSSAYQGKKKQYKPCKQMVLYFHDVLYNGQNAANATSAIVGAPQWGNLTILADKFHFGDVVVFDDPITLDNNFHSKPVGRAQGMYIYDTKNTFTAWLGFTFVLNSTDFQGTLNFMGADPIMVKTRDITVVSGTGDFFMHRGIATIMTDAFEGEVYFRLRVDIKLYECW from the coding sequence ATGGGAGCGAGGAGTTTGGTAGTTCTTCTCTTCCTGATGTTCatcctctctttttcttctgccTATCAGGGCAAGAAGAAGCAATACAAACCATGTAAGCAAATGGTCTTGTATTTCCATGATGTTCTCTACAATGGCCAAAATGCAGCTAATGCCACTTCTGCAATTGTGGGTGCACCCCAATGGGGAAACCTTACCATCTTGGCAGATAAGTTCCATTTTGGTGATGTGGTGGTGTTTGATGACCCCATTACTCTTGACAACAACTTCCACTCCAAACCAGTTGGTAGAGCACAAGGAATGTACATATATGACACCAAAAACACCTTCACTGCTTGGCTGGGGTTCACATTTGTTCTCAACAGCACAGACTTTCAGGGCACCTTGAACTTCATGGGAGCTGACCCCATTATGGTGAAGACCAGGGACATTACTGTGGTGAGTGGGACAGGAGACTTCTTCATGCATAGGGGAATTGCCACTATTATGACTGATGCATTTGAAGGTGAAGTATATTTCAGGCTTAGGGTTGATATTAAGTTGTATGAGTGCTGGTGA
- the LOC117907976 gene encoding GDT1-like protein 1, chloroplastic isoform X2: MRTITLSESVLRTHSLHSPCPKPPKFLSSYLFSLNSRFKEHNSKLSHQYPCLVFSRLSRRWGENTCGKLFGQFLEKDWENSDGIELRYCWNGKASKHLLHNVDDFGFSDKSPAKINYKRENHTTRNIPVLDTSMGGLLKIMLVFGFLTLQDSQQAVAGSDFASGLQLNSYLGDLGDISTGFVSAFLLIFFSELGDKTFFIAALLAARNSGAVVFIGTFGALAAMTIISVVLGRTFHYVDEILPFRFGETDLPIDDIAAVCLLVYFGVSTLLEANSSDGLKAEEEQKEAEIAVSEFSGNGAGILSSASTVISTFLLVFVAEWGDKSFFSTIALAAASSPLGVIGGALAGHGVATLLAVLGGSLLGTFLSEKVIAYIGGVLFLIFAVVTLIEICIKSGTKSQTSPTDLILVLDSHVIENVPSI, translated from the exons ATGCGAACCATAACGCTCTCGGAGAGCGTTCTGAGGACACATTCACTTCATTCTCCATGTCCCAAACCTCCCAAATTCCTCAGCTCttacttattttctttgaattctCGCTTCAAGGAACACAATTCAAAGCTTTCCCATCAATACCCATGTCTCGTTTTTTCAAG GCTCTCCAGAAGGTGGGGTGAAAACACATGTGGGAAGTTGTTTGGGCAATTTCTTGAAAAGGATTGGGAAAATTCAGATGGCATT GAGTTGAGGTATTGCTGGAATGGCAAAGCAAGTAAACACTTGTTGCACAATGTGGATGACTTTGGTTTTTCAGACAAGTCACCTGCAAAAATTAACTACAAAAGGGAAAATCACACAACTAGAAATATCCCAGTTCTAGATACATCAATGGGTGGTTTGCTGAAGATTATGCTGGTCTTTGGGTTTCTCACACTCCAAGACTCTCAACAGGCAGTTGCTGGTTCAGATTTTGCTAGTGGATTGCAGCTGAATTCTTATTTAGGGGACCTGGGCGACATTAGCACAGGTTTTGTTTCA GCATTCTTGCTGATTTTTTTCTCTGAACTGGGGGACAAGACCTTTTTCATTGCG GCACTTTTAGCAGCAAGGAACTCTGGTGCTGTTGTCTTCATTGGGACTTTTGGTGCTCTTGC GGCAATGACAATCATATCTGTTGTTCTTGGACGGACTTTTCACTATGTTGATGAGATTCTTCCATTCAG ATTTGGTGAAACTGATTTGCCCATTGATGATATTGCAGCAGTGTGTCTTTTG GTGTACTTTGGGGTTTCAACCTTGCTTGAAGCCAACTCAAGCGATGGTTTAAAAGCAGAAGAAGAACAGAAGGAG GCAGAGATTGCAGTTTCAGAATTTTCGGGAAATGGTGCTGGGATTTTATCTTCTGCTAGCACTGTCATTAGCACGTTCCTCCTAGTTTTTGTTGCTGAATGGGGAGACAAATCATTTTTCTCTACAATAG CACTTGCTGCAGCATCTTCACCTCTTGGAGTCATTGGAGGAGCATTGGCTGGTCATGGAGTGGCAACTTTG CTTGCTGTTTTGGGGGGTTCTTTACTGGGAACATTCTTATCAGAGAAG GTTATCGCCTACATTGGAGGTGTTCTTTTTCTCATCTTTGCTGTGGTAACATTGATTGAGATA TGTATCAAAAGTGGTACCAAGAGTCAAACTTCTCCTACTGATCTCATTCTAGTGTTGGATTCTCATGTGATTGAAAATGTTCCCTCTATATGA